From a single Candidatus Microthrix subdominans genomic region:
- a CDS encoding VWA domain-containing protein, with the protein MVFLVDQSGSMNEPVAGETRSKADAVAEALNNLLYELVLRCIKDENEGPRHYYDISVIGYGPGVGSALGGALSGREMVSIVDVADNPVRVEERESAGSGGSAGDIGTVPRRHKFPVWVDSVADQRTPMCEALNRTGGMLASWVQQHPDSFPPIVINISDGAATDGDPRVWSRRIQSLATRDGNVLLFNLNVSALSATPLFFPDGAGVLENDYARLLFEMSSHLPPYMASLAAGMGMSVDSGAKGFVYNADMSAVVRFLQIGTATSQAIR; encoded by the coding sequence ATGGTCTTCCTTGTCGATCAGTCCGGCTCGATGAACGAACCAGTCGCCGGGGAAACTCGCAGCAAAGCCGATGCCGTTGCCGAGGCGCTCAATAACTTGCTCTACGAGCTGGTGCTGCGCTGCATCAAGGACGAGAACGAGGGCCCACGTCACTACTACGACATCAGCGTCATCGGATATGGGCCTGGGGTTGGAAGCGCGCTGGGTGGTGCGCTGAGCGGGCGCGAGATGGTGTCGATCGTCGATGTGGCCGACAACCCGGTCCGCGTTGAGGAGCGCGAGTCTGCCGGTAGTGGCGGCTCAGCCGGCGACATCGGTACCGTTCCTCGGCGCCATAAGTTCCCGGTGTGGGTCGATTCGGTCGCCGATCAGCGAACCCCGATGTGCGAGGCGCTTAACCGAACCGGCGGCATGCTTGCCTCCTGGGTTCAACAGCACCCCGACTCGTTTCCTCCGATCGTGATCAACATCTCCGACGGGGCCGCCACCGATGGCGATCCGCGCGTGTGGTCACGCCGCATCCAATCGTTGGCTACCCGTGACGGCAACGTCTTGTTGTTCAACCTCAACGTGTCGGCGCTCAGCGCCACCCCGTTGTTCTTCCCAGATGGCGCCGGAGTGTTGGAGAACGACTACGCCCGGTTGCTCTTCGAGATGTCCAGCCACCTGCCGCCGTACATGGCCAGCCTGGCTGCCGGCATGGGGATGAGCGTCGACTCCGGCGCAAAAGGCTTCGTCTACAACGCTGACATGTCGGCCGTGGTGCGGTTTCTGCAAATCGGCACAGCTACGTCGCAGGCAATTCGCTAA